A single genomic interval of Penicillium psychrofluorescens genome assembly, chromosome: 2 harbors:
- a CDS encoding uncharacterized protein (ID:PFLUO_002551-T1.cds;~source:funannotate) — protein sequence MSATWCGTAARAAYAAGLHVAPSDAVSEPERELRKRVWWALYGLDAKVGIKLGRPFLLHRSPAEPGLPDDQPEAAKQSGSHLPHLGENKTWLSFHLYNSKLFIVAREIYEAFYAREVNIPQGQSIWDDPQALESHAEFLQLHARSLDQWVDELPRALKTSRQENGIPFSTDGTKVDIEPFAPVWLQRQLLNLELMYHTLCTIIYRPFISFVPGPASSLAEQLATKCALHAMALINILHQTLSTTTLLTGWHEAFQWQWNASMTIVGFVLAYPRGALTPEAIKAVDLSITVCEIFGERFSVATSAASILRSLGPKINFLLQYHSDTHTAVHDHQIEQGNVTDGLTKSAASTEWLDAIMAGAPGFDASFMMPMQDMFQMAHSIEQWSALDNLFPNMEGDLWSLQGLGS from the coding sequence ATGTCAGCCACCTGGTGTGGCACGGCCGCTAGAGCAGCTTATGCCGCCGGGCTTCATGTTGCACCCTCGGACGCGGTATCGGAACCGGAACGCGAGTTGAGGAAGCGTGTGTGGTGGGCTCTTTATGGGCTTGACGCCAAAGTTGGCATAAAATTAGGTCGACCAtttctcctccaccgctCTCCTGCCGAACCCGGGCTCCCAGACGACCAACCTGAAGCTGCAAAGCAGTCCGGTTCTCATTTGCCTCATTTGGGCGAAAACAAAACCTGGCTCAGCTTTCACCTCTATAACTCGAAGTTGTTCATTGTTGCGCGGGAGATTTACGAGGCATTCTACGCACGAGAAGTGAACATTCCCCAAGGACAGTCCATTTGGGATGACCCCCAGGCTCTAGAGTCTCATGCCGAGTTCTTGCAGCTACATGCCAGAAGTCTAGACCAATGGGTAGATGAACTACCCCGTGCTCTCAAAACAAGCCGACAAGAGAATGGCATCCCCTTCTCCACAGATGGAACCAAAGTAGATATCGAGCCATTTGCGCCGGTATGGCTCCAGCGTCAACTCCTGAACCTGGAGCTTATGTATCACACTCTGTGTACTATCATCTATCGACCCTTCATCTCCTTTGTCCCGGGACCAGCTTCAAGTTTGGCAGAGCAGTTGGCCACAAAATGCGCTCTCCATGCCATGGCACTCATCAACATACTGCATCAAACGCTGTCAACAACAACTCTCCTGACTGGTTGGCATGAGGCTTTCCAATGGCAGTGGAATGCATCCATGACCATTGTTGGTTTTGTACTGGCTTATCCGCGTGGTGCGCTGACACCCGAAGCCATCAAAGCGGTAGACCTGTCTATAACCGTCTGCGAAATATTTGGAGAGCGCTTCTCCGTTGCGACCAGCGCTGCCAGTATCTTACGGAGCCTCGGCCCCAAGATCAACTTTCTGCTGCAGTATCATTCGGACACGCACACAGCAGTACACGATCATCAGATTGAACAGGGAAATGTCACCGATGGTTTAACAAAGTCGGCAGCTAGTACAGAATGGCTTGATGCTATCATGGCTGGGGCTCCTGGATTTGATGCTTCTTTCATGATGCCGATGCAAGACATGTTTCAGATGGCTCATTCGATCGAGCAGTGGAGTGCCTTGGATAACCTATTCCCAAATATGGAAGGTGATCTGTGGAGCTTGCAGGGTTTAGGGAGCTGA
- a CDS encoding uncharacterized protein (ID:PFLUO_002552-T1.cds;~source:funannotate) codes for MNSNADRYIPSESRLFKPLRVGSFTLQNRIVFPPLTRLRSDDGHVPLPLMQKYYADRGSSPGTLVISEATAISHLEEGNWNNPGLVSDMQTEAWRKIIDAVHANGSFFFQQIWAMGRASNPDLLAARGFPYRSSSAVAMKGSAIVPKAMTENEILETIQDFVNTAKRAVSAGADGVEIHSAHGYLLDQFLTASVNQRTDKWGGSIENRARLTLEVVKAVVGAIGGERVAIRFSPYAGFQGSEKTDFRELYTYLITELKKMNVRFAYLSLVEATGDPGALIWNDKKIHQDKTLDFILEEWDNLSPVIVAGGYQPDTAARAVEEHYQKWDVMVAFGRHFIANPDLIFRIKNGIPLAQYNRPTFYNHKQWLGYNDYPFSQEFVEAHSHAVHPMIEQKEEAVVA; via the coding sequence ATGAATTCCAACGCAGACAGATACATCCCCTCAGAGTCTAGACTCTTCAAGCCGTTGAGAGTTGGCTCCTTCACGCTACAAAATCGCATCGTCTTCCCTCCTTTGACTCGTCTGCGCAGCGACGACGGCCATGTTCCTCTGCCGCTTATGCAGAAGTACTATGCCGACCGTGGCTCCTCACCCGGGACACTAGTTATCTCAGAAGCCACAGCAATTTCACACCTCGAAGAGGGCAATTGGAATAACCCCGGATTGGTCAGCGATATGCAAACCGAAGCCTGGCGCAAAATTATCGATGCTGTCCACGCCAACGGgtccttctttttccagcAGATCTGGGCTATGGGACGGGCGTCTAATCCGGACCTACTGGCAGCACGAGGGTTCCCCTACAGATCCAGCAGTGCTGTGGCCATGAAGGGATCCGCAATTGTACCCAAGGCTATGACGGAAAACGAGATCTTGGAGACTATCCAAGATTTTGTCAACACAGCCAAGCGTGCGGTTTCAGCCGGTGCTGATGGCGTTGAGATACACTCTGCTCACGGTTATCTACTCGACCAGTTCCTCACGGCCAGTGTCAATCAGCGCACTGATAAATGGGGTGGCTCTATCGAAAACAGAGCTCGGTTAACTCTAGAAGTTGTCAAGGCTGTCGTCGGAGCTATCGGTGGTGAAAGGGTGGCTATTCGGTTTTCTCCATACGCTGGTTTCCAAGGGTCTGAGAAGACCGACTTTCGTGAGCTGTACACGTACCTCATCACGGAGCTCAAGAAGATGAATGTGAGGTTTGCCTACCTGTCTCTCGTCGAGGCAACTGGGGACCCTGGAGCCTTGATTTGGAACGACAAGAAGATTCATCAGGACAAGACACTGGATTTCATTCTCGAGGAATGGGACAACCTCTCACCGGTTATTGTTGCAGGTGGCTACCAGCCAGATACCGCAGCCCGCGCAGTCGAGGAACATTACCAAAAGTGGGACGTCATGGTCGCCTTTGGTCGCCATTTCATTGCCAATCCAGATTTGATCTTCAGGATTAAGAATGGTATCCCTCTAGCTCAGTACAACAGACCAACTTTCTACAACCACAAGCAATGGTTGGGCTACAATGACTATCCATTCAGCCAGGAATTTGTGGAGGCACACTCACATGCTGTGCATCCAATGATtgagcagaaggaagaggcagTTGTCGCATAG